Proteins from a single region of Candidatus Omnitrophota bacterium:
- a CDS encoding thermonuclease family protein, with translation MPKTQIIPQTYKTLLTHLQKQLKISQNSFERQLVITYWNIGKGIDVYLKKNPQNYLTALTCKLSKDLNIHQRTLQQCHQLFSVFPSLDFKIPISWSHYRALLSLDSDKKRAYWQKRIVKEDINFKELLGFLKQDKLDSKTPKGKLAKPVRGVLYHYRLMKVSYVDKRKASIVVDCGFENRIVPPKHDGLLENKRIIVSFKENDYYRIKYTKDVLKDNLYTFKAHVERVVDGDTLVCNVDCGFGIWSRQKLRLKGIDAPEMDTVMGVKAKSFVEDVLRNCVFIIVKTSKSDKYDRYLADIFFKEGESDAGAVAKDGEYLNQLLMDKGLAEIYR, from the coding sequence ATGCCCAAGACGCAAATAATACCTCAAACCTACAAAACCCTCCTAACCCATTTACAAAAACAGCTTAAAATTTCCCAGAATAGTTTCGAGCGACAATTGGTCATTACTTATTGGAATATCGGCAAAGGCATTGATGTTTATCTAAAAAAGAATCCTCAAAATTATCTCACCGCGCTTACGTGTAAGCTTTCCAAAGATTTGAATATTCACCAGCGTACTCTTCAGCAGTGCCATCAACTTTTTAGTGTGTTTCCATCGCTTGATTTTAAAATACCGATTAGCTGGTCGCATTACAGGGCTTTGTTGTCTTTAGACTCTGATAAAAAAAGAGCGTACTGGCAAAAGCGCATTGTTAAAGAAGATATTAATTTTAAAGAATTGCTCGGATTTTTAAAACAAGATAAGCTTGATTCCAAAACACCTAAAGGCAAATTGGCAAAACCTGTGCGAGGAGTTTTGTATCATTATCGGCTAATGAAAGTCAGCTATGTGGATAAGAGAAAAGCCAGCATTGTTGTTGATTGCGGATTTGAGAATCGCATTGTCCCGCCCAAGCATGATGGGCTGCTTGAGAACAAGCGCATTATTGTTTCTTTTAAGGAAAATGATTACTACAGGATAAAATACACCAAAGATGTTTTAAAAGATAATCTTTATACTTTTAAGGCGCATGTTGAAAGAGTTGTTGACGGCGATACGCTTGTGTGCAATGTGGATTGCGGATTTGGGATCTGGTCAAGACAGAAGCTTCGCCTAAAAGGCATCGATGCGCCGGAAATGGATACTGTTATGGGCGTGAAAGCAAAAAGCTTTGTCGAAGATGTTTTAAGGAATTGTGTTTTTATTATTGTCAAAACATCGAAGTCAGATAAATACGATCGTTATCTCGCGGATATATTTTTTAAGGAAGGCGAGAGCGATGCAGGCGCTGTAGCAAAGGATGGCGAGTATTTAAATCAGCTCTTGATGGATAAGGGTTTGGCAGAAATTTATAGGTGA
- a CDS encoding GGDEF domain-containing protein — MTKFTANFLEYLHKQNKSFFILSGILLSLLIGFVDYVILDFFMFEFYLLPVAIAVWFAGKNVGILMAFVVTLSELSIDTIIVPKHASLWVYCWNFSLNISFFIATVYLLAFLKKTLIKLEEASTIEKIINKQLNAEIQYRKEAEEKLKVLASHDELTGCVNFRSTMEFLENEIARSNRYQKSFSMIMVDVDYFKRVNDEYGHLVGNDALVAFTSVIKKSIRAVEC, encoded by the coding sequence ATGACAAAGTTTACAGCTAATTTTTTAGAATATCTTCATAAGCAAAATAAATCATTCTTTATATTATCAGGAATTCTGCTCTCTCTTTTGATAGGTTTTGTCGATTATGTAATCTTAGATTTCTTCATGTTTGAGTTTTATCTTCTTCCCGTTGCCATAGCTGTTTGGTTTGCTGGAAAGAATGTAGGAATTCTTATGGCATTCGTGGTTACCTTGTCCGAACTCTCCATTGATACAATCATAGTTCCCAAGCATGCGAGTCTTTGGGTTTATTGTTGGAATTTTTCTTTAAACATTAGTTTTTTTATCGCAACTGTTTATTTATTAGCGTTTTTAAAGAAAACACTAATAAAGCTTGAGGAGGCATCAACAATAGAAAAAATTATTAATAAACAGCTTAACGCTGAAATTCAGTATCGTAAGGAAGCAGAAGAAAAGCTGAAAGTTTTGGCTAGCCACGATGAGCTTACAGGCTGTGTGAATTTTAGATCAACCATGGAATTTTTAGAAAACGAGATTGCTCGTTCAAATCGTTATCAAAAAAGTTTTAGTATGATTATGGTTGATGTCGATTATTTTAAAAGAGTCAACGATGAATACGGTCATCTTGTCGGCAATGATGCCTTGGTCGCTTTCACTAGTGTTATTAAGAAGAGCATTAGAGCAGTTGAATGTTGA